Proteins found in one Flavobacterium channae genomic segment:
- a CDS encoding porin family protein: MKKVILLVLVFIGTQNVIGQEKTKSEGSFGIKGGLNYSTVTQGDFDEGPDPRTSFHIGFFSEIPLIDKVFSIQPEFIYSRQGFENNFTLLGNNYKTTYKIDYINVPVLAKIYLGKTFAIEAGPQFGLKINENVETNNSTTETNDVNAFDTALAAGISLNFDSVFISGRYTYSLNEVVKNSNAKNSVFQVGLGFKF, translated from the coding sequence ATGAAAAAAGTAATTTTATTAGTCCTAGTTTTTATTGGAACACAAAATGTTATTGGACAAGAAAAAACAAAAAGCGAGGGAAGTTTTGGTATTAAAGGTGGTTTAAACTACTCAACAGTAACTCAAGGAGATTTTGACGAAGGACCAGATCCAAGAACAAGTTTTCATATTGGTTTCTTTTCAGAAATTCCTTTAATTGACAAAGTATTTTCTATTCAACCCGAATTCATTTATTCGAGACAAGGTTTTGAAAACAACTTTACACTTCTGGGAAACAATTACAAAACCACATATAAAATTGATTATATCAATGTTCCGGTTTTAGCCAAAATATATTTAGGCAAAACATTTGCTATTGAAGCTGGACCTCAATTTGGTCTAAAAATAAACGAAAATGTAGAAACTAATAATTCTACAACTGAAACAAATGACGTTAATGCTTTTGACACAGCATTGGCGGCAGGAATATCACTGAATTTTGATTCTGTATTTATCTCTGGAAGATATACCTATAGTTTAAATGAAGTCGTCAAAAACTCCAATGCTAAAAATTCAGTATTTCAAGTAGGATTAGGTTTTAAATTTTAA
- the xerD gene encoding site-specific tyrosine recombinase XerD: MSTWQSYIKEYQNYLRLERGLSKNTIENYTFDIEKLVLFLHQHDIAVSPIHISEETIQQFIYEISSKVNARSQSRIISGLKSFFNYLVFEDYRNNTPLELIEVPKTGRKLPDTLATEEIDALINAIDLSTPEGERNKAMLETLYSCGLRVSELVGLKISDLFFEEGFIKITGKGNKQRFVPVGGSTIKYITSYVNLIRVHYPVQKGHEDTLFLNRRGRQLTRAMVFTIIKDLAVKINLNKTISPHTFRHSFATHLLENGADLRSIQLMLGHESITTTEVYMHLDRKFLSEVLNNFHPRR; this comes from the coding sequence ATGAGTACATGGCAATCGTATATTAAAGAATATCAAAATTATCTGCGATTAGAGCGTGGTCTTTCTAAAAATACCATTGAAAACTATACGTTTGATATTGAAAAATTAGTGTTGTTCTTACATCAACACGATATTGCCGTTTCTCCAATTCATATTTCAGAAGAAACCATTCAGCAATTCATTTACGAAATTTCATCAAAAGTAAATGCACGAAGCCAGTCGCGAATAATTTCTGGTTTAAAAAGCTTCTTTAATTATTTAGTATTTGAAGATTATCGTAACAACACTCCTTTAGAATTGATAGAAGTGCCTAAAACAGGTCGTAAATTACCCGATACTTTAGCAACAGAGGAAATAGATGCTTTAATTAACGCCATTGATTTATCTACTCCAGAAGGAGAACGCAACAAAGCTATGTTAGAAACGCTATACAGCTGTGGTTTGCGAGTGTCAGAATTGGTGGGTTTAAAGATTTCAGACCTTTTTTTTGAAGAAGGTTTTATTAAAATTACAGGAAAAGGAAATAAACAACGTTTTGTGCCTGTAGGAGGCTCTACAATTAAATATATTACTTCTTATGTAAACTTAATACGAGTGCATTATCCAGTTCAAAAAGGGCATGAGGATACGCTTTTTTTAAACAGGAGAGGGAGGCAATTAACGCGCGCCATGGTTTTTACGATTATTAAAGATTTAGCCGTAAAAATCAATTTAAATAAAACAATCAGTCCACATACATTCCGACATTCTTTTGCAACGCATTTATTAGAAAATGGAGCCGATTTACGTTCGATACAATTAATGCTCGGACACGAATCAATTACTACTACAGAAGTATATATGCATTTGGATAGAAAATTCCTTTCTGAGGTGTTAAATAATTTTCATCCTAGGAGATAA
- a CDS encoding outer membrane beta-barrel protein encodes MKKVLLSAVALLAFGFANAQEEEKGNGGFSKGSIFMSGTVGFSSEKQDDVKVNEFTVAPKVGYFVTENIALGLGLGLGSGKVDEDGDTAAENKTTSFGAFGRYYLKTSKFAPFAELNVNYATTSTEYVEFMGGLTPFGSGEDVNTFSINLAPGFNYFVSDNFALETSVGILGYSSSKEDVSGAEAKNKFQLGLDFASINFGLVYKF; translated from the coding sequence ATGAAAAAAGTTTTATTATCTGCTGTAGCATTATTGGCTTTTGGTTTTGCTAACGCACAAGAAGAAGAAAAAGGAAATGGTGGATTTTCTAAAGGAAGTATTTTTATGTCTGGAACTGTTGGATTTAGTTCAGAAAAACAAGATGATGTAAAAGTAAATGAATTTACAGTTGCTCCTAAAGTAGGTTATTTCGTAACAGAAAACATTGCGTTAGGATTAGGATTAGGATTAGGAAGTGGTAAAGTTGATGAAGATGGAGATACAGCTGCTGAAAACAAAACAACTTCATTTGGAGCTTTTGGTAGATATTACTTAAAAACTTCTAAATTTGCACCGTTTGCAGAATTAAATGTTAATTATGCTACAACAAGTACTGAGTATGTGGAATTTATGGGGGGATTAACTCCATTTGGATCTGGAGAAGATGTTAATACATTCTCTATCAATTTAGCTCCAGGTTTTAACTATTTTGTTTCTGATAATTTTGCATTAGAAACTTCAGTTGGTATCTTAGGTTATTCATCATCTAAAGAAGATGTATCTGGTGCTGAGGCTAAAAACAAATTCCAATTAGGATTAGATTTCGCTTCAATCAATTTTGGTTTAGTTTACAAATTCTAA
- a CDS encoding porin family protein, translated as MKKRIATLILLILGIGFSQAQMLKFGIKGGVNFANYTGGDISGVDFNTITSYHAGVVSEIKIFENFALQPELLYSTQGSELDGLGDQIKNELGYLSLPVLAKFYLTPNKFSLEVGPQFSALVSERNEVDTNDSNTFDFGLAGGLSYKITDGIFVSGRYVAGLTEAKKDADVKNSVIQFSVGFLF; from the coding sequence ATGAAAAAAAGAATTGCAACATTGATTTTACTAATTCTAGGAATTGGTTTTTCACAGGCTCAAATGCTAAAATTCGGAATTAAAGGCGGTGTAAACTTTGCTAACTATACAGGCGGTGATATTTCGGGAGTAGATTTTAACACCATAACTAGTTATCATGCTGGTGTAGTTTCCGAAATTAAGATCTTTGAAAATTTTGCACTTCAACCAGAACTCTTGTATTCTACACAAGGTTCAGAACTTGATGGATTAGGAGATCAAATTAAAAACGAGTTGGGCTATTTATCTTTACCTGTCTTAGCAAAATTTTATCTTACACCTAATAAGTTCAGTTTAGAAGTTGGCCCACAATTTTCTGCCTTGGTAAGCGAGCGTAATGAAGTTGATACAAATGATAGTAATACTTTTGACTTTGGTTTAGCTGGAGGTTTAAGTTATAAAATAACCGATGGTATATTTGTTTCAGGAAGATATGTTGCTGGTTTAACTGAAGCTAAAAAAGATGCCGATGTGAAAAATTCAGTGATACAATTTTCTGTAGGATTTCTGTTTTAA
- the aroQ gene encoding type II 3-dehydroquinate dehydratase: MNIIIINGPNLNLLGKREPEVYGNETFETYFKKLESQFPSLNLDYFQSNIEGEIITKIQETGFSYDGIILNAGAYTHTSIGIGDAIKAITTPVIEVHISNTFSRESFRHQSYISPNAKGIIIGFGLQSYDLAIKSFL, encoded by the coding sequence ATGAACATCATCATTATAAACGGTCCAAATCTTAATCTTTTAGGAAAGCGCGAACCAGAAGTTTATGGCAACGAAACTTTTGAAACGTATTTTAAAAAATTAGAATCGCAATTTCCTTCATTAAACTTAGACTACTTTCAAAGCAATATAGAAGGTGAAATTATTACTAAAATTCAAGAAACCGGATTTTCTTATGATGGTATTATTTTAAATGCTGGAGCTTATACGCATACATCTATAGGTATAGGCGATGCAATAAAAGCAATTACTACTCCCGTTATAGAAGTTCATATCTCGAATACTTTTTCAAGAGAATCGTTTAGACATCAATCCTATATTTCCCCAAATGCTAAAGGAATTATTATTGGATTTGGATTACAGAGTTACGATTTAGCAATAAAATCGTTTTTATAA
- a CDS encoding DUF5686 and carboxypeptidase regulatory-like domain-containing protein, translating to MNKILFALLFIFSSISFAQIKGTIKDKEGNPLPFVNIYIENTYIGTTSNELGKYELNVNDKKNVHLIFQYLGYKTQKHILTITQFPYEFDVVLQEEDFQLKEVVVVNGENPANEIIRNAIRDKKKNAAKTDKFEADFYSRGIFRAKDIPKKFMGIEIGDLEGNLDSTRSGIIYQSETVSKIKFQKPNDLKEEIIASKIAGDDNGFSYNTALNTNYDFYENYVDFGINMVSPIADNAFNYYRYKLESTFYDDKNQLINKIQVTPKRDKEPVFEGYLYIVEDSWAIYGVDLDIKGYRMQQPILETMKLTQNFSYNVENKLWAKNIQSLDFNAGIFGMKFTGKFTHVFTNYNFKDAFEKKTFGKEIVTFAENANKKEDSYWTEYRPVPLTEEETSNYVKKDSIQTIRKSQTYLDSIDAKGNKFKFMKIFTGYTYKNTYKKWNFNYQGLTNLSSLSFNTVQGWNLDSGFSFRKWNEETGKFTSISSTFNYGFAEDRLRVNGRFYHRFNNRNNAYIAVGGGSAISQFNPNQPISNIINSVATLFFKNNYMKLYNKEFAEINYGQEVVNGIFASGKLLYENRRALFNNTDYTIIKNDDLYFSNDPLQPYNYTSVPFEKHHIMKASLGTRIRFGQKYISRPDGKINIQNDDYPILSLYYEKAFGASDSNYEYGFVSGSVDYNKTLGNKGDFGLRFKAGKFFDADNISFADYKHFNGNQTHVNMLNNSLNSFNLLPYYSHSTNDAYLETHIEHNFKGYIMNKIPLLNKLQWNLIGGFHQLNIPNMKPYQEFTVGFDNIGWGKFRFLRVDYVRSYQNGYQGDGVMFGVKF from the coding sequence ATGAATAAAATTCTATTTGCTTTACTATTTATTTTTTCATCCATTTCATTTGCTCAAATAAAAGGAACAATTAAAGACAAAGAAGGAAATCCACTCCCTTTTGTAAACATATATATTGAGAACACTTATATAGGTACAACTTCTAATGAATTAGGAAAATACGAATTGAATGTAAATGATAAAAAAAATGTTCATTTGATTTTCCAGTATTTAGGATATAAAACACAAAAACATATTCTTACCATTACTCAATTTCCATATGAATTTGATGTTGTTTTACAAGAAGAAGATTTTCAATTAAAAGAAGTTGTAGTTGTAAATGGTGAAAATCCTGCAAATGAAATTATTCGAAATGCAATAAGAGACAAAAAGAAAAACGCGGCAAAAACTGATAAGTTTGAAGCAGATTTTTATTCAAGAGGAATTTTTAGAGCTAAAGACATTCCTAAAAAGTTTATGGGAATTGAAATTGGTGATTTAGAAGGCAACTTAGATTCTACAAGAAGCGGTATTATTTACCAATCGGAAACCGTTTCAAAAATCAAATTTCAAAAACCAAACGATTTAAAAGAAGAAATTATTGCTTCTAAAATTGCTGGAGACGACAATGGTTTTAGTTACAACACGGCATTGAACACTAATTATGATTTTTACGAAAACTATGTTGATTTTGGTATTAACATGGTTTCGCCAATTGCTGACAATGCATTTAACTATTACAGATACAAATTAGAAAGCACTTTTTACGACGATAAAAACCAACTTATCAATAAAATACAAGTTACGCCTAAACGAGATAAAGAACCTGTTTTTGAAGGTTACCTATATATAGTAGAGGATTCTTGGGCAATTTATGGTGTTGATTTAGATATTAAAGGATATCGTATGCAACAACCAATTTTAGAAACCATGAAGCTTACCCAAAATTTCAGTTATAATGTAGAAAATAAACTTTGGGCTAAAAACATTCAATCTTTAGATTTTAACGCGGGAATATTTGGAATGAAATTCACCGGAAAATTTACCCACGTATTCACGAATTACAATTTTAAAGATGCTTTTGAAAAGAAAACATTTGGTAAAGAAATCGTGACTTTTGCCGAAAATGCCAATAAAAAAGAAGACAGTTATTGGACAGAATATCGTCCGGTTCCTTTAACAGAAGAAGAAACTTCTAATTATGTAAAAAAAGACAGCATTCAAACCATTAGAAAATCACAAACCTATTTGGATTCTATAGATGCAAAAGGGAATAAATTCAAGTTCATGAAAATATTTACTGGCTATACTTATAAAAACACATATAAAAAGTGGAATTTCAACTATCAAGGATTAACCAATTTAAGTTCATTAAGTTTTAATACAGTTCAAGGTTGGAATTTAGATTCTGGGTTTTCATTCAGAAAATGGAATGAAGAAACCGGTAAATTCACTTCTATTTCATCGACGTTTAATTATGGTTTTGCAGAAGATCGTCTTCGTGTAAACGGACGTTTTTATCACCGATTCAACAATAGAAACAATGCTTACATTGCTGTTGGAGGCGGAAGTGCAATTAGTCAGTTTAATCCAAACCAACCAATTAGCAATATAATCAATTCGGTTGCAACCTTATTCTTTAAAAACAACTACATGAAATTGTATAATAAAGAATTTGCCGAAATCAACTATGGTCAAGAAGTTGTCAACGGTATTTTTGCTTCGGGTAAATTACTATATGAAAATCGCCGTGCACTTTTTAATAATACCGATTACACCATCATTAAAAACGATGATTTATATTTTTCAAATGATCCGTTACAACCTTACAATTATACTTCGGTGCCGTTTGAAAAACATCATATTATGAAAGCAAGTTTGGGAACGCGCATTCGTTTTGGACAAAAATATATTTCTCGTCCTGATGGAAAAATAAACATTCAAAATGATGACTATCCTATTTTGAGTTTGTATTATGAAAAAGCATTTGGTGCTTCCGATAGCAATTATGAATATGGTTTTGTTTCAGGAAGTGTTGATTACAATAAAACATTAGGCAATAAAGGTGATTTTGGTCTGCGATTTAAAGCAGGGAAATTCTTTGATGCTGACAATATTTCGTTTGCCGATTATAAACACTTTAATGGTAATCAAACTCACGTGAATATGTTGAATAATTCATTAAACTCGTTTAATTTATTACCTTATTATAGTCATTCTACAAATGATGCTTATTTGGAAACACATATAGAACACAACTTTAAAGGTTATATTATGAATAAGATTCCGTTGTTAAACAAATTGCAATGGAATTTAATTGGCGGTTTTCACCAATTGAACATTCCAAATATGAAACCGTATCAAGAGTTTACTGTTGGTTTTGATAACATTGGTTGGGGTAAATTTAGATTCTTGCGTGTTGATTATGTAAGAAGTTACCAAAACGGATATCAAGGTGATGGTGTGATGTTTGGGGTGAAGTTTTAA
- a CDS encoding DUF2281 domain-containing protein, translating to MTTSAIKHVNSKLKNLPDALVEEVEKYIDFLAFKYSQESQDVPQWHKDVVLQRIENQEPPVDAFKMIEELEG from the coding sequence ATGACAACATCAGCAATCAAACACGTAAATTCCAAACTCAAAAATTTACCTGATGCTTTGGTAGAAGAAGTGGAAAAATACATTGATTTTCTTGCATTTAAGTATTCCCAAGAAAGTCAAGATGTGCCTCAGTGGCACAAAGATGTTGTATTACAACGTATTGAAAATCAAGAACCTCCTGTTGATGCTTTTAAAATGATAGAAGAATTAGAAGGCTAA
- a CDS encoding LuxR family transcriptional regulator: MKDSIRLNFKKTLLYWILCLPSLLFAQAVDSKKLSREIMELNNQAKYDESIVTLEEIIADNSSTSLDKYYAYLNKALTYKRLFNYPEVLTNLDLALKEGVKTDKKKIVTTQIQIEKMFIQFDLQKIEETQRLFNQIDPNNLVLIDATTRAFYLNVKSVLQQKDKDYAGAKKTLDEGIALLKKENPEHLPGVYCKIINLAGHTHDENMAKTAFEQGMYYVEKYKIPVYKIRLMYDLSHFYVAQGDYKKAYHLELEANEISGKYNAPFESGKLNLLEKELINKRRNLELRNEKNIRLFLLTISVVLLALIVVLFLLFRANKQKRMLIERDNTRMRKELEKLSQEILEKENANENLKKYNLSERQLEIIELVKQGKTNKEIAVLLFISENTVKYHLKNIYTTLKIENRFDL; encoded by the coding sequence TTGAAAGATTCAATACGCTTAAACTTTAAAAAAACTCTTTTGTACTGGATACTGTGTCTTCCTTCGCTTCTTTTTGCACAAGCTGTTGATTCAAAAAAGCTAAGTCGCGAGATTATGGAACTCAATAATCAGGCAAAATATGATGAGTCTATCGTTACATTAGAAGAAATTATTGCAGATAATTCCAGCACCTCTTTAGACAAGTATTACGCCTATCTGAATAAAGCGCTCACCTACAAACGGCTTTTCAACTATCCGGAAGTTCTAACCAATCTGGATTTGGCCTTAAAGGAAGGCGTCAAAACCGATAAAAAGAAGATTGTAACAACTCAAATACAGATTGAAAAAATGTTTATTCAATTTGATTTGCAGAAAATTGAAGAAACTCAAAGATTATTTAACCAGATAGACCCTAACAATTTAGTACTGATTGACGCTACCACAAGAGCCTTTTACCTGAACGTTAAATCAGTTTTACAACAAAAAGATAAAGATTATGCTGGTGCAAAAAAGACTCTAGACGAGGGAATTGCCCTCCTAAAAAAGGAAAATCCGGAGCATTTACCGGGCGTGTACTGCAAAATTATCAATTTGGCCGGGCACACCCACGATGAAAACATGGCTAAAACCGCTTTTGAACAGGGAATGTACTATGTTGAAAAATATAAAATACCGGTTTACAAAATTCGGCTTATGTACGATTTAAGTCATTTTTATGTAGCTCAGGGCGACTATAAAAAAGCGTACCATTTGGAACTCGAAGCTAATGAAATTTCAGGGAAATACAATGCCCCATTTGAAAGCGGTAAACTAAATCTTCTGGAGAAAGAGCTCATCAATAAAAGGCGGAATTTGGAGCTTCGCAACGAGAAAAACATACGCCTTTTTTTATTGACTATTTCGGTTGTTCTACTGGCTTTAATTGTTGTTTTATTTCTACTGTTCAGAGCAAACAAACAAAAGCGCATGCTCATAGAACGAGACAACACGCGAATGCGTAAGGAACTGGAAAAACTTTCTCAAGAGATTCTCGAAAAAGAAAACGCTAATGAAAATTTAAAAAAATACAATCTTTCCGAAAGGCAATTGGAAATTATAGAATTAGTAAAACAAGGAAAAACCAATAAAGAAATTGCTGTTCTACTTTTCATTTCGGAAAACACGGTAAAATACCATCTGAAAAACATTTATACCACCCTAAAAATCGAAAATCGTTTTGATTTATAA
- a CDS encoding beta strand repeat-containing protein, whose translation MKKKLFLAASVLFGTTVFAQVGINTTAPNAQLDIRATSATAPSNTDGLLIPKIDVFPATNPTAAQQGMLLYLTTTSGSNAPGFYYWDNPTATWIGLGKDVKAWQLNGNTVNATTDFMGSTNNADVIFKRNNIRAGRLGDTNTSFGKSALNPATTGAINTAIGHQSLLSNTSGNYNVAVGNDALKANLTGSDNLALGSGALFSNTLGNGNTAFGNDALFSNLAAYDNIGIGRRALFSNTNGSRNLAVGFEALRNHINGSNNAGFGNNTAIGNSLTNATAIGANASATTSNSLVLGSINGDNGATASTNVGIGTTAPNAILEVKAVNPAAPANTEGLLIPRVSVFPATNPTAAQHGMQVFLTTAVGTQQPGFYYWDDPTTSWVGIGGSASGNNWALAGNTVNATTDFMGSTNDADVIFKRNNVRAGRIGIENTSFGVDALNPASTGSRNTATGVASLSSNTTGTDNTASGYLSLSSNTTGSQNTGIGYNTQTGSATNVLTNTTAIGANASATTSNSLVLGSINGVNGATASANVGIGTTAPNAALEVKAVNPAAPTNTEGLLIPRVSAFPATNPTVAQHGMQVFLTTAVGANQPGFYYWNNPTTSWISIGGSTTGNNWALAGNTVNATTDFMGSTNNADVIFKRNNVRAGSLGFYNVSLGVDALVSNVAGNGVAAFGYYSLRSSTGSYNTAIGAGSSMYNTTGVRNTALGNAALRENATGSENTAVGAAAFQNVTAYSNSTALGYSTVILASNQVRLGNYAVTSIGGQVSWTTLSDARFKIENTKKVPGIDFIKKLRPVTYYVNHEAMNAYLNAGRGKESGDSVANVAIASGDAYKPTYTKTLESGFMAQEVEQASKELGYEFNGVDAPKNEKDYYGLRYSQFVVPLVKAVQELNEKLEQKQAENDQLKAMLLELEKRIAKLEKNASN comes from the coding sequence GTGAAGAAAAAATTATTTTTAGCAGCCAGTGTTTTATTTGGAACAACAGTTTTTGCACAAGTGGGAATTAACACCACCGCCCCGAATGCGCAATTAGACATTCGCGCCACCAGTGCCACTGCCCCATCAAATACGGATGGATTATTAATCCCCAAAATCGATGTTTTCCCGGCCACCAACCCAACCGCTGCCCAACAAGGGATGTTGTTGTACCTAACCACCACTTCAGGAAGCAACGCACCGGGGTTTTATTATTGGGACAATCCTACTGCCACCTGGATTGGTTTAGGAAAAGATGTAAAAGCGTGGCAATTGAACGGTAACACCGTAAACGCCACCACGGATTTCATGGGTTCGACCAACAATGCGGATGTGATTTTTAAACGCAATAACATTCGTGCGGGACGCTTAGGAGACACCAATACTTCGTTTGGTAAAAGCGCATTGAATCCCGCTACAACGGGCGCTATTAATACTGCAATTGGTCATCAAAGCTTGTTAAGCAATACGTCGGGAAATTATAATGTAGCTGTAGGGAACGATGCATTGAAAGCGAACTTAACAGGAAGTGATAATCTCGCTTTGGGTTCGGGAGCATTATTCAGTAATACGCTCGGAAATGGCAATACTGCCTTTGGGAATGATGCATTATTTAGTAATCTTGCAGCATATGATAATATAGGTATTGGAAGAAGAGCTTTATTTTCCAACACAAATGGAAGCAGAAATTTGGCAGTGGGTTTCGAAGCTTTGCGCAATCACATTAATGGTTCAAACAATGCTGGCTTTGGTAACAATACCGCTATAGGGAATTCCTTAACGAACGCTACAGCCATAGGGGCCAATGCCTCTGCAACGACTTCCAATAGTCTGGTTTTAGGTAGTATTAATGGTGACAACGGCGCAACGGCAAGTACGAATGTAGGTATTGGCACCACAGCACCTAATGCGATTTTAGAGGTAAAAGCTGTTAACCCTGCCGCTCCTGCCAACACAGAGGGTTTGTTAATACCGAGAGTAAGTGTTTTTCCAGCCACCAACCCAACGGCTGCTCAGCACGGTATGCAAGTTTTTTTAACCACAGCCGTGGGTACCCAGCAGCCCGGTTTTTATTATTGGGATGATCCTACCACCAGTTGGGTAGGTATCGGCGGTAGTGCCTCAGGCAACAATTGGGCGTTAGCGGGCAATACCGTAAATGCTACCACCGATTTCATGGGCTCGACCAACGATGCCGATGTGATTTTTAAACGGAATAATGTGAGAGCCGGACGTATCGGTATAGAAAATACTTCCTTTGGGGTTGATGCTTTGAATCCTGCTTCCACAGGTTCTCGAAACACTGCTACTGGAGTTGCTTCATTGTCATCAAATACCACAGGTACTGATAACACAGCTTCTGGGTATCTTTCATTGTCTTCTAACACCACAGGTTCTCAAAACACCGGTATCGGGTACAACACCCAAACGGGGAGTGCTACGAACGTGTTAACGAACACCACCGCAATAGGGGCCAACGCCTCAGCAACCACCTCCAACAGTTTGGTTTTGGGAAGTATCAATGGCGTAAATGGAGCAACAGCTTCCGCCAATGTAGGTATCGGCACGACAGCACCCAATGCTGCTTTAGAGGTAAAAGCTGTTAACCCTGCGGCTCCTACGAACACTGAGGGCTTATTGATTCCGAGAGTAAGTGCATTCCCAGCTACCAACCCTACGGTAGCCCAACACGGTATGCAGGTTTTTTTAACGACAGCGGTGGGTGCAAATCAACCTGGTTTCTATTATTGGAACAACCCTACCACGAGTTGGATAAGCATAGGTGGCAGTACCACAGGAAATAACTGGGCTTTGGCAGGCAACACCGTAAATGCTACTACTGATTTTATGGGTTCCACCAATAATGCCGATGTAATCTTTAAGCGCAATAATGTAAGGGCTGGAAGTTTGGGATTTTATAATGTTTCGCTTGGTGTTGATGCATTGGTTTCAAATGTTGCAGGTAATGGGGTTGCGGCTTTCGGTTATTATAGTCTGAGATCAAGTACTGGAAGTTATAATACTGCTATTGGAGCAGGAAGTTCGATGTACAATACTACAGGTGTTCGTAATACCGCTTTAGGTAATGCAGCACTTCGAGAAAATGCTACTGGTTCAGAGAATACTGCTGTTGGAGCAGCTGCTTTTCAAAATGTAACAGCTTATTCGAACTCAACCGCTCTTGGATATTCAACTGTAATTTTAGCAAGCAATCAAGTACGCTTAGGTAACTATGCCGTAACCAGCATTGGCGGACAAGTGAGTTGGACAACCTTATCCGATGCCCGCTTTAAAATCGAGAATACCAAAAAAGTACCGGGAATCGACTTTATCAAGAAACTGCGTCCGGTAACGTATTACGTGAACCACGAGGCGATGAATGCGTATTTAAATGCAGGTCGTGGGAAAGAAAGCGGGGATAGTGTTGCCAACGTGGCTATAGCAAGTGGCGATGCGTATAAACCAACCTATACCAAAACGCTGGAATCCGGTTTCATGGCACAGGAAGTAGAACAAGCCTCCAAAGAATTGGGTTATGAGTTTAACGGAGTAGATGCGCCTAAAAACGAAAAAGATTATTACGGTTTGCGTTACAGTCAGTTTGTGGTACCGTTGGTTAAAGCGGTACAGGAGCTCAATGAAAAGTTAGAGCAAAAACAAGCCGAAAACGATCAACTGAAAGCGATGTTGCTGGAACTGGAAAAACGTATCGCTAAACTTGAAAAAAATGCTTCTAATTAA
- a CDS encoding LamG-like jellyroll fold domain-containing protein: MSSPSYAVTIGVWHHIAATYDGTTMKIYVDGVLVASQVSANIYFSSTNQNLMIGSWSNIGRYLNAAVDEVRVWNVSRTAAEIQHYMNCELSNPTSQTGLVAYYQFNQGIDSADNTALTTLADSSSTAYTATLTNFALNGTVSNWLSGSSVVTGSTCSILSSNDFAFNFENVKVYPNPSSGIFQLQIQEEVQLEVYDLMGKMVLQKNVQAGAAFFDLSQYASGVYILKATNVFGDTIVSKIVKE, translated from the coding sequence TTGTCTTCCCCTAGCTATGCGGTAACTATAGGAGTGTGGCATCATATTGCGGCAACTTATGATGGGACGACCATGAAAATTTATGTAGATGGGGTGTTAGTAGCTTCTCAAGTAAGTGCCAATATTTATTTTAGTAGTACAAACCAAAATCTAATGATTGGCTCTTGGAGTAATATTGGTAGGTATTTAAATGCAGCGGTAGACGAAGTGCGTGTTTGGAATGTGTCTCGTACAGCAGCAGAAATACAGCATTATATGAATTGTGAATTAAGTAATCCGACTTCTCAAACCGGTTTGGTTGCTTATTACCAATTTAACCAAGGCATTGATAGTGCGGATAACACAGCTCTGACTACTTTAGCGGATAGTTCTTCAACGGCATACACTGCAACGTTAACTAATTTTGCCTTGAACGGAACAGTGTCGAACTGGTTGTCTGGCTCAAGTGTGGTAACTGGCAGTACTTGTTCCATTTTAAGTTCGAATGATTTTGCATTCAATTTTGAGAATGTAAAAGTATATCCTAATCCTTCATCTGGTATTTTTCAACTACAAATTCAAGAAGAAGTACAGCTAGAAGTATATGATTTAATGGGGAAAATGGTTTTACAAAAAAACGTACAAGCTGGTGCCGCTTTTTTTGATCTTTCACAATATGCTTCTGGAGTATATATATTGAAGGCTACGAATGTTTTTGGAGATACAATTGTTTCAAAAATAGTGAAAGAATAA